One region of Sulfuriroseicoccus oceanibius genomic DNA includes:
- a CDS encoding Hsp33 family molecular chaperone HslO, with the protein MSESKSIDPRDALSHVEIRCYFVRHRNALLVRGDFGELYMDYYLHWMQHGIQLETECDVVLKESLAALTLHMASKPYDETAAWTINFVDPRMNVFVTGNNGEGSVTGRVWTHDLQAMHKGLFIAEAQKLTSGESRRSTVEIKRDGARPFDAAQDFYQQSEQRMARFFAYGPEDFVLITAQPDCDIEWLAELTEDDIRELDKKEELSLLETRKYVFDCGCSAERIISRFAGLQEADRKEIFGDDASIRINCPRCAAKIDVTREQFDRILDGPDNA; encoded by the coding sequence ATGAGTGAATCGAAATCTATCGACCCGCGAGATGCGTTGAGCCACGTTGAGATCCGGTGCTATTTTGTGCGCCACCGCAATGCCTTGTTGGTGCGCGGGGATTTTGGCGAGTTGTACATGGATTACTACCTGCATTGGATGCAGCATGGAATCCAATTGGAGACCGAGTGTGACGTAGTGCTCAAAGAGTCGCTGGCTGCGTTGACACTGCACATGGCATCGAAGCCGTACGACGAGACCGCTGCGTGGACGATCAACTTCGTCGACCCGCGGATGAATGTTTTTGTCACCGGCAATAACGGCGAGGGCAGTGTGACGGGGCGGGTTTGGACGCATGATTTGCAGGCCATGCACAAGGGGCTGTTCATCGCGGAGGCTCAGAAATTGACCTCCGGGGAATCGCGCCGCAGTACGGTGGAGATCAAGCGGGATGGAGCGCGTCCATTTGACGCTGCCCAGGACTTCTACCAGCAAAGTGAGCAGCGCATGGCGCGGTTCTTTGCTTATGGTCCCGAGGACTTTGTGTTGATCACCGCTCAGCCAGACTGTGATATCGAGTGGTTGGCGGAACTGACAGAGGACGACATCCGTGAGCTGGATAAGAAAGAGGAGCTGAGCCTGCTTGAGACACGCAAGTATGTCTTTGACTGCGGATGTTCTGCGGAACGGATTATCTCGCGTTTCGCCGGATTGCAGGAGGCAGACCGCAAAGAGATCTTTGGCGATGATGCGTCGATCCGAATCAATTGCCCACGCTGTGCGGCCAAGATCGATGTGACCCGCGAGCAGTTCGACCGCATCCTCGACGGCCCCGACAACGCGTAG
- a CDS encoding outer membrane lipoprotein-sorting protein, protein MMKVLNDWIKNGAVMVVALAMAGVAVAAEAEPTAAQMLKWVRINSSGQEMDTTGHLRTSEGKKVPFALRMDRGAISFSFTRPKETLTLDLSGGKQDVLVKDASGKVRKLTSKSYGQSIRGTDANFEDIALRFLFWESASFEKDPKSGKRIVESVATRDCFKIRANNPRREGPYAAVFAWVDRESGALMRVQGYNWQGKCVKQFEVISARKMKKGWVLKEMRIDRIDAGTGKVVARTWLYLDKARKKSSPLF, encoded by the coding sequence ATGATGAAGGTGCTGAATGATTGGATCAAAAACGGGGCGGTGATGGTGGTCGCGCTGGCGATGGCTGGTGTGGCGGTTGCCGCGGAGGCGGAACCCACAGCCGCGCAGATGCTGAAGTGGGTGCGGATCAACAGCAGCGGTCAGGAGATGGATACGACCGGGCACCTGAGGACCTCGGAGGGCAAGAAAGTGCCATTTGCTCTGCGCATGGACCGGGGGGCGATTTCGTTTTCCTTCACCCGCCCGAAGGAGACGCTGACTTTGGATTTGAGCGGTGGCAAGCAGGATGTGTTGGTGAAAGATGCGTCAGGCAAGGTGCGGAAGCTGACCTCGAAGAGTTATGGGCAGTCGATCCGCGGGACGGATGCGAACTTTGAAGATATCGCACTGCGTTTTTTGTTCTGGGAGAGCGCGAGTTTTGAGAAGGACCCCAAGAGCGGAAAACGGATCGTCGAAAGTGTGGCCACCCGCGATTGCTTCAAGATTCGTGCCAACAACCCGCGGCGTGAGGGCCCGTATGCGGCGGTCTTTGCCTGGGTGGATCGTGAAAGCGGTGCGTTGATGCGGGTGCAGGGCTACAATTGGCAGGGCAAATGTGTGAAGCAGTTCGAAGTGATCAGCGCGCGCAAGATGAAGAAGGGCTGGGTGCTCAAGGAGATGCGGATTGATCGCATTGACGCGGGGACCGGCAAGGTGGTGGCGCGGACGTGGCTGTATTTGGACAAGGCGCGGAAAAAGTCATCGCCGCTGTTTTGA
- a CDS encoding glycosyltransferase family 39 protein, translated as MWKTHRWLLIALILLTICRWIMAGAIELTEDESYYHLWSEHPALSYYSKGPGVAATMGVSSFILGDSAFGIRFFSPLLGLATSLLIFRLARSIFDTNTAAWSVVLLNILPIFNAGSILLTIDPLSIFFWTAAMLALWRALHRSNASFTWWPLTGLLIGLGFLCKYTNALQLISIILLLVIVRRWRPHWRKPGPYLLLATFLVCTLPVIIWNAQNQWITVTHLIERGQLDEETGVNPGEFFSYLGMHAGVYSPVIFLGLLAALYLGIKRVGKDFGETFLILFAAPIIILYFILSFKEAGEANWTAPGMLSLGVLMIHYFQLARWSNRTKGIVRATAITLSILLTALSLNLDVLRKMGVQWPYSLDPTTRLTGWQSTADAVEDVIRKSQDNLGDGIFLICDRYQSAASLHHHLPDDLNLIRPTEAHPKVFIPQSSIILNQFSFWPRYDSIAGATEGEPGYTPFLGKNALFISTHPRSNPPEEIRRAFRHTQPLSTVEIRRLGMKLRDVRIFVCYDYQGISL; from the coding sequence ATGTGGAAGACGCACCGCTGGCTCCTGATTGCCCTCATTCTCTTGACGATCTGCCGTTGGATCATGGCGGGAGCCATTGAGCTGACGGAAGACGAAAGCTACTACCACCTCTGGTCGGAGCACCCAGCCCTCTCCTATTACAGTAAAGGCCCCGGAGTCGCAGCTACCATGGGCGTGTCCTCGTTCATCCTCGGCGACAGCGCCTTCGGCATCCGCTTCTTCTCGCCACTACTGGGACTGGCCACCAGCCTGCTCATCTTCCGCCTCGCCCGCAGTATCTTCGACACCAACACCGCCGCCTGGTCGGTCGTACTGCTCAATATTCTCCCGATCTTCAACGCTGGGTCGATCCTCCTTACCATCGACCCACTCTCGATCTTCTTTTGGACCGCTGCAATGCTCGCACTGTGGCGAGCCCTCCACCGCTCCAACGCATCGTTCACTTGGTGGCCACTCACCGGCCTGCTCATTGGCCTCGGCTTCCTGTGCAAATATACCAACGCACTGCAGCTCATCTCAATCATCCTGCTACTGGTAATCGTCCGTCGCTGGCGCCCACATTGGCGCAAACCCGGCCCCTACCTGCTGCTCGCCACGTTCCTCGTCTGCACGCTCCCGGTGATCATTTGGAACGCCCAAAACCAGTGGATCACCGTCACCCACCTCATCGAACGCGGCCAACTCGATGAAGAAACCGGAGTCAATCCAGGTGAGTTCTTCAGCTACCTCGGAATGCATGCCGGGGTCTACTCACCGGTCATCTTCCTCGGTCTGCTCGCAGCCCTCTATCTCGGCATCAAGCGAGTCGGCAAAGACTTCGGCGAAACCTTCCTCATTCTCTTCGCCGCACCAATCATCATTCTCTATTTCATCCTCTCGTTCAAAGAGGCAGGGGAAGCCAACTGGACCGCTCCGGGCATGCTCTCGCTCGGCGTTTTGATGATCCACTATTTCCAGCTCGCACGCTGGTCGAACCGAACCAAAGGCATCGTCCGGGCCACCGCCATTACCCTCTCGATCCTCCTGACCGCTCTCTCGCTCAACCTCGACGTACTGCGAAAAATGGGCGTCCAGTGGCCGTACTCTCTCGACCCCACCACCCGCCTCACCGGCTGGCAATCGACCGCCGATGCCGTGGAGGACGTCATCCGCAAATCCCAGGACAATCTCGGCGACGGCATCTTCCTCATCTGCGACCGCTATCAAAGCGCAGCCAGCCTCCATCACCACCTTCCAGACGACCTCAACCTGATCCGCCCAACGGAGGCCCACCCGAAGGTCTTCATCCCGCAGTCGTCCATCATCCTCAATCAATTCTCGTTCTGGCCCCGCTACGACTCGATCGCAGGTGCTACCGAAGGTGAACCTGGATACACTCCATTCCTCGGAAAAAACGCCCTCTTCATCAGCACCCACCCGCGCAGCAACCCACCGGAAGAGATCCGTCGCGCATTCCGTCACACCCAACCGTTGAGCACGGTTGAAATCCGCCGATTAGGCATGAAACTACGAGATGTGCGGATCTTTGTCTGCTATGACTACCAAGGCATCAGCCTCTAG
- a CDS encoding glycosyltransferase family 2 protein, with translation MTTNASTSPELSVVVPLYNEEDNVAILQEELATALQGIDFELVLVDDGSKDKTVENVVRNDHTRLIELEKNTGQSAAMFIGIREAHGEYIALIDGDLQNDPKDLPMLLEKCKSGVDLMCGYRAKRKDTTFKRIQSRIANFVRSRFTGDGVRDTGCSLKCMKSECRDALIPFTGMHRFIPALIKGAGYKVDEVAVNHRPRQYGVSKYGFGNRAWRATMDMFGVRWLVSRHFIARIKKG, from the coding sequence GTGACCACCAACGCATCGACATCACCCGAGCTCTCCGTCGTCGTCCCGCTTTACAATGAGGAAGACAACGTCGCCATCCTTCAAGAAGAACTCGCCACCGCACTCCAGGGCATTGATTTCGAACTCGTTCTCGTAGACGACGGATCCAAGGACAAAACCGTCGAGAACGTCGTCCGCAACGACCACACCCGCCTTATCGAATTAGAGAAGAACACCGGCCAGTCCGCCGCCATGTTCATCGGCATCCGCGAGGCCCACGGTGAATACATCGCTCTCATCGACGGAGACCTCCAAAACGATCCAAAGGATCTCCCGATGCTCCTCGAAAAGTGCAAATCCGGCGTCGACCTCATGTGCGGATACCGCGCCAAACGCAAGGACACCACCTTCAAGCGCATCCAAAGCCGCATCGCCAACTTCGTTCGTAGCCGCTTCACCGGCGACGGCGTGCGCGACACCGGATGCTCGCTCAAATGCATGAAGTCCGAATGCCGCGATGCGCTCATTCCTTTCACCGGCATGCACCGCTTCATCCCAGCTCTGATCAAAGGCGCAGGCTACAAAGTCGATGAAGTCGCAGTCAACCACCGTCCACGTCAGTACGGTGTCTCCAAATACGGCTTCGGCAACCGCGCCTGGCGCGCCACCATGGACATGTTTGGCGTCCGCTGGTTGGTCAGCCGCCACTTCATCGCCCGCATCAAAAAGGGCTAA
- a CDS encoding sigma-54-dependent transcriptional regulator produces MAKILIVDGDRSVREELYQYTKDQGHDSVTAETGEAALSLLEEFQPQVMIVDFRMKDITGLELIEKAKKAYPDLAVIMATGNGSIESAVDAMRLGAFDYLTKPFQLDELGQTINSAAASTEGRGLSSVVSCSSLSVSNAKIVAESEVMRRIEKLIDRLSMRPTPLLLEGESGVGKRTLAKILHSHRHKEARPFKVLPCGALPDSLIEQELAGGRSILERAAGGTLLLDEIDTLSPRLQSLLQNSLEAHRPARTGTQLISTSEQRLETMVREETFRPDLFFKVAVIPLSVPPLRERRSDIAPLSNFFLQELHTTIKGGPSKLSPTALKLLQEYPWPGNVSELKNSIQRAFALGGGELITEKELPPKLRDGSAALSLSKKPSEDGIKLPVGEPLGPFVKDLERRFIRATLEHTNGNKEQAASVLGISLATLYRKLDQ; encoded by the coding sequence ATGGCGAAAATCCTGATCGTTGATGGTGACCGCAGCGTCCGCGAGGAACTCTACCAATACACCAAAGACCAAGGCCACGATTCCGTGACCGCGGAAACCGGTGAAGCGGCGCTGTCCCTGCTGGAAGAGTTCCAGCCACAGGTCATGATTGTCGATTTTCGAATGAAGGACATCACCGGGCTGGAGCTGATCGAAAAAGCGAAAAAAGCCTACCCGGACTTGGCTGTGATCATGGCCACCGGCAATGGCTCGATCGAGTCCGCCGTCGATGCGATGCGCCTCGGCGCGTTCGACTACCTGACGAAACCTTTCCAACTGGACGAACTCGGGCAAACCATCAACTCCGCCGCCGCCAGCACCGAAGGTCGTGGGTTATCATCGGTCGTCTCTTGCAGCTCACTCTCGGTCAGCAACGCGAAGATCGTCGCCGAGAGCGAGGTCATGCGGCGCATTGAAAAGCTCATCGACCGGCTGTCGATGCGCCCCACACCGCTGCTACTCGAAGGCGAATCCGGTGTCGGCAAACGCACACTTGCTAAAATCCTCCACAGCCACCGTCACAAAGAAGCCCGGCCATTCAAGGTTCTTCCGTGTGGTGCGCTTCCCGATTCCTTGATCGAACAAGAGCTCGCCGGTGGCCGCAGCATCCTGGAGCGCGCAGCAGGCGGCACCTTACTCCTCGATGAGATCGACACCCTCTCGCCGCGTCTCCAGTCATTGTTACAGAACTCACTTGAGGCCCACCGCCCGGCACGCACCGGCACCCAGTTGATCTCCACATCTGAACAACGCCTCGAAACCATGGTAAGGGAGGAAACCTTCCGCCCGGATCTTTTCTTCAAAGTCGCTGTGATTCCCCTCTCGGTGCCGCCCCTGCGCGAACGACGCAGCGACATCGCCCCTCTCTCCAACTTCTTCCTACAGGAACTCCACACCACCATTAAAGGAGGACCGTCGAAACTTTCTCCCACCGCCCTCAAGCTACTTCAAGAGTACCCGTGGCCTGGAAATGTCAGTGAGCTCAAAAACTCCATTCAGCGCGCCTTCGCTCTCGGTGGAGGTGAACTGATTACCGAGAAAGAGCTTCCACCGAAACTCCGCGATGGTAGCGCCGCTCTATCGTTGAGCAAAAAGCCATCCGAGGACGGCATCAAACTTCCCGTCGGCGAACCACTCGGGCCATTCGTCAAAGATCTGGAGCGCCGCTTCATCCGCGCGACCCTCGAGCACACCAACGGCAACAAAGAGCAAGCGGCCAGCGTGCTCGGCATCAGCCTGGCAACGCTCTACCGCAAGCTCGACCAATAG
- a CDS encoding ribonuclease D, which produces MTDQQVPGSPVGGDRPPLEAEYLWIDSAEALESFAASLPAPGGLIGMDLEADNMHCYQEKLCLLQVDGGEGAVGLIDPLVIDDLSPLTKRLFDPAGEIWMHGADFDISLMSAAFGEVPPMIWDTQIAAQLCGFRRFGLAAVTEEILGFTMSKGSQKEDWSKRPLTQKMLDYAALDARLMFPLSEFFKKRLVELGRWDWFEESCVAARENVLNRAPRDPDTVWRVNGWGKVPKGRAQAYLRELWHWRDREAERRDRPHFKVVNNRDLVQLATKLGSSSKPSRKDLRWRLSKKALAEFGDVVEKVEAMAASDYPQRPAVQRLAKDDAFDDRVNALIAKRNAVAAEHDLEPSLIAPRKTIELLALHSDPIAAFDPANESPGRPRPMMLNWQRQLLGLI; this is translated from the coding sequence ATGACTGATCAGCAAGTGCCCGGATCGCCCGTTGGGGGAGATCGCCCACCTCTGGAAGCAGAGTACCTTTGGATTGATTCAGCCGAAGCGCTGGAGTCGTTTGCAGCGTCGCTTCCCGCGCCTGGTGGGTTGATCGGGATGGATCTCGAAGCCGACAACATGCACTGCTATCAAGAGAAGCTGTGTTTGTTGCAAGTTGATGGCGGTGAAGGCGCGGTTGGTTTGATTGACCCGTTGGTGATCGATGATTTGTCACCTTTGACCAAGCGGCTGTTTGATCCGGCGGGGGAGATCTGGATGCATGGCGCTGACTTCGATATTTCGTTGATGAGCGCAGCGTTCGGAGAGGTGCCTCCGATGATCTGGGACACGCAGATTGCGGCGCAGCTTTGTGGTTTTCGTCGCTTCGGTCTCGCTGCTGTTACCGAAGAGATTCTGGGGTTCACGATGTCCAAGGGTTCTCAGAAGGAGGATTGGAGCAAACGCCCGTTGACTCAGAAGATGCTCGATTATGCGGCCTTGGATGCTCGTTTGATGTTTCCATTGTCGGAGTTTTTCAAGAAGCGTCTGGTTGAGTTGGGGCGTTGGGATTGGTTTGAGGAGAGTTGTGTGGCGGCGCGTGAGAATGTGCTCAACCGTGCACCGCGCGATCCTGATACTGTTTGGCGGGTGAATGGTTGGGGCAAAGTGCCGAAGGGGCGAGCCCAAGCCTACCTGCGCGAGCTGTGGCATTGGCGCGACCGTGAGGCGGAGCGCCGTGACCGGCCGCACTTCAAGGTGGTGAACAACCGCGACTTGGTGCAGTTGGCGACCAAGCTTGGGTCTAGTTCGAAGCCAAGCCGCAAAGATTTGCGCTGGCGCTTGTCGAAAAAGGCGTTGGCTGAGTTTGGCGACGTGGTGGAAAAGGTGGAGGCGATGGCTGCCTCTGATTATCCACAGCGTCCGGCTGTGCAGCGTCTGGCCAAGGACGATGCGTTTGACGACCGGGTGAATGCACTGATTGCCAAGCGCAATGCGGTTGCTGCCGAGCATGATTTGGAGCCGTCGTTGATTGCACCGCGCAAGACGATTGAGCTGTTGGCGTTGCATTCGGATCCGATTGCCGCGTTTGATCCGGCGAATGAGAGTCCGGGGCGTCCGCGGCCGATGATGCTGAACTGGCAGCGTCAGTTGTTGGGCCTGATTTAG
- the rho gene encoding transcription termination factor Rho — translation MTEIDSSTPENDDAAAKPAEPTENKAVPAAPQEEEVNVPELVVLAEMQKRPLPELYELGNELRVRVSSRTKHQIIFDVLCFYSKRGTVIEAEGVIELKNENSFGMLRTPSSSFRAQPDDIYVPAQTVREFGLRHGQQVKVQARAPRDREKYLSASRVLEVEGLPAEDYQAATPFEHLTAMYPDRRIILENSELKNAACRAVDLIAPLGMGQRGVIVAPPRGGKTILLKSIASAIHANHPDVELVILLLDERPEEVTDFRETVNASVFSSTFDENPKRHIEVAEFVLERAKRLVERGKDVVILLDSLTRLARGYNALASGGGGSMSGGLNSKALQKARTFFNSARNAEEGGSLTILATALVETESKMDDIIFEEFKGTGNMEIRLDREMAERRLFPAIHFAQSATRKDDLLYHPDEMRRINVARRQLAQLPAPDAMQVLLKNIARTQNNTELLLTGLQLR, via the coding sequence ATGACAGAGATCGATTCCTCTACTCCAGAGAATGACGACGCAGCTGCCAAGCCGGCAGAGCCAACGGAGAACAAAGCGGTGCCAGCTGCTCCTCAAGAGGAGGAAGTGAATGTGCCTGAGTTGGTGGTTTTGGCTGAAATGCAGAAGCGCCCGTTGCCGGAGTTGTATGAGCTTGGTAACGAATTGCGCGTCCGTGTGAGTTCGCGCACCAAGCACCAGATCATTTTTGATGTGCTGTGCTTTTACTCCAAGCGGGGGACGGTGATTGAAGCGGAGGGTGTGATTGAACTGAAGAACGAGAACTCGTTCGGAATGTTGCGTACACCATCTTCGAGCTTCCGCGCCCAGCCTGATGATATCTACGTACCAGCGCAGACCGTGCGTGAGTTTGGCTTGCGCCATGGGCAGCAGGTGAAAGTGCAGGCCCGTGCGCCGCGCGACCGTGAGAAATATCTTTCCGCGAGCCGCGTGCTCGAGGTGGAAGGACTGCCGGCTGAAGATTACCAGGCAGCGACTCCATTCGAACACCTGACAGCAATGTATCCGGACCGACGGATCATTCTCGAAAACTCAGAGCTTAAGAATGCGGCATGTCGCGCCGTTGACTTGATTGCTCCGCTCGGCATGGGGCAGCGTGGTGTTATTGTGGCGCCACCCCGGGGAGGTAAGACCATTTTGCTCAAGAGCATCGCCTCGGCGATTCATGCCAACCACCCCGATGTGGAGTTGGTGATCTTGTTGCTCGACGAGCGGCCTGAAGAGGTGACCGATTTCCGCGAGACTGTGAATGCCTCGGTGTTCAGTTCTACCTTCGACGAAAATCCGAAGCGTCACATTGAGGTGGCGGAGTTCGTGCTCGAGCGCGCCAAGCGTTTGGTTGAGCGCGGCAAGGACGTGGTGATTCTTCTCGATAGTTTGACGCGTCTTGCGCGTGGATACAACGCGTTGGCCAGTGGCGGCGGTGGATCGATGTCGGGTGGATTGAACTCAAAGGCATTGCAGAAGGCGCGTACATTCTTCAACTCGGCGCGCAACGCCGAAGAGGGAGGCAGTTTGACTATTCTAGCCACTGCGTTGGTCGAGACTGAATCGAAGATGGACGATATCATTTTCGAGGAGTTCAAAGGCACGGGTAACATGGAGATCCGCTTGGATCGGGAGATGGCCGAGCGACGTTTGTTCCCTGCGATTCACTTCGCGCAGTCGGCTACGCGTAAGGATGATTTGTTGTACCATCCGGACGAGATGCGCAGGATCAACGTGGCGCGTCGCCAGTTGGCGCAGCTCCCTGCTCCCGATGCGATGCAGGTGTTGCTTAAGAATATCGCCCGCACGCAGAACAACACCGAGCTATTGCTCACGGGACTGCAATTGCGCTAG
- the coaE gene encoding dephospho-CoA kinase (Dephospho-CoA kinase (CoaE) performs the final step in coenzyme A biosynthesis.), with the protein MDRRNSPEVLVVTGGIACGKSSFCDEWQALYSGSSLFCADEAVHEVYRDPDVVGRLVDVLGCPVADDGSVDRAGLRELVMGDPEKRRVLEGIVHPMVRAAALKAYRQAADDGSRWFLADVPLYFEGEGRFVVDAGILEQAPKAVVVGVGTATQMRRMKERNGFDNETSRAILAAQMPVAEKLKLASFVVWNEGTLDALRSQVVLLHKRLANAPVDDHSEAGD; encoded by the coding sequence ATGGATAGACGTAATTCCCCTGAGGTTTTGGTGGTCACCGGAGGTATAGCCTGTGGCAAGTCGAGTTTCTGTGATGAGTGGCAGGCGCTCTATTCTGGTAGTTCGTTGTTCTGCGCGGACGAGGCGGTGCACGAGGTGTACCGGGACCCTGATGTGGTCGGCCGGTTGGTTGACGTGCTGGGCTGCCCTGTGGCTGACGATGGAAGTGTCGATCGTGCGGGGTTGCGGGAACTGGTGATGGGTGATCCGGAAAAGCGGCGGGTGCTTGAGGGGATTGTGCACCCTATGGTGCGCGCTGCTGCGTTGAAGGCATATCGTCAGGCGGCCGATGACGGTTCCCGGTGGTTCCTTGCGGATGTGCCATTGTACTTTGAGGGCGAGGGGCGATTCGTCGTCGATGCGGGGATTCTTGAACAAGCCCCGAAGGCAGTGGTAGTGGGCGTTGGGACGGCGACGCAGATGCGTAGGATGAAGGAAAGAAACGGATTCGACAACGAGACATCACGCGCTATATTGGCCGCGCAGATGCCTGTGGCTGAGAAGCTCAAGCTTGCTTCATTCGTGGTTTGGAATGAGGGGACTTTGGATGCTTTGCGCAGCCAGGTGGTTCTGCTTCACAAGCGATTGGCCAACGCACCGGTAGACGATCATTCGGAAGCCGGTGACTGA